Proteins encoded together in one Blastocatellia bacterium window:
- a CDS encoding CopG family transcriptional regulator, producing the protein METIEVPMHESLLAEVDCATEQLSMTRADFARLALELALRNQKTIALERQHAQGYSRCPATPGEFDDWEPERVWSEP; encoded by the coding sequence ATGGAAACCATCGAAGTACCCATGCATGAATCTTTGCTGGCGGAAGTTGACTGCGCGACCGAGCAGCTTTCGATGACGCGGGCCGATTTTGCGCGCCTTGCTTTAGAGCTTGCCTTGCGGAACCAGAAAACCATTGCGCTGGAGCGCCAGCATGCGCAGGGCTACTCCCGTTGCCCGGCTACGCCTGGGGAATTTGACGATTGGGAGCCGGAGCGAGTGTGGAGCGAGCCGTGA
- a CDS encoding nucleotidyltransferase family protein yields the protein MVTDNGNHDVSRLMAEILAQSWRECCHSSGFSLDVISYAASTLLKSGTAGLVWLRLQPTTPQLESLLLPFREAYVSHTIHAAYYETQARRAFAFFRANAIEPVLVKGWTVGRRYPAKGLRPYGDIDLAFRELDYPKALELAATPEARRFNLDLHRGLENLDCRKFDEVFERTQLVELGDTRVRIPSDEDLLRIVCLHMLRHGGWRPLQFCDIAVLVEMRSPEFRWDICVGRSRREINWVSTAIGLAHHLVGADIEGYPFAAQARRVPRWMIAQVLKSWETPEPTSNAPLSYGKPMREYLRNPRGLWGAFKRRWPNPIEATYALNGSFNNLPRFPYQLAESLRRAARFLSPRT from the coding sequence ATGGTCACAGACAACGGCAATCATGATGTTAGTCGTTTAATGGCTGAGATATTGGCTCAGTCTTGGAGAGAGTGTTGTCATTCGAGTGGCTTCTCCCTCGATGTTATTTCATATGCGGCTTCAACGCTGCTGAAGAGCGGAACGGCGGGCCTGGTATGGCTGCGGTTACAACCCACAACGCCGCAACTAGAGAGTCTCCTCTTACCATTCCGGGAAGCCTATGTCTCGCACACCATTCACGCCGCTTACTATGAAACACAAGCCCGACGGGCCTTTGCATTCTTCCGCGCCAATGCCATTGAGCCGGTACTGGTAAAAGGTTGGACTGTAGGCCGGCGCTATCCTGCCAAGGGGCTCAGGCCCTATGGTGACATCGATCTTGCCTTTCGTGAATTGGATTATCCGAAAGCCCTGGAACTGGCCGCTACGCCAGAAGCCCGGCGCTTCAATCTCGACCTGCACAGAGGATTAGAAAATCTGGATTGCCGCAAATTCGATGAAGTCTTCGAGCGTACACAGCTTGTCGAGCTTGGCGACACACGGGTGCGCATCCCGTCTGATGAAGACCTCTTGCGCATCGTCTGTCTACACATGCTCAGGCATGGCGGCTGGCGACCGCTGCAATTCTGTGACATCGCCGTGCTCGTCGAAATGCGGTCACCGGAGTTTCGTTGGGACATCTGCGTAGGCCGTAGCCGCCGCGAGATCAACTGGGTTTCAACGGCCATCGGCCTGGCGCATCATCTCGTAGGCGCAGACATCGAAGGCTACCCGTTTGCGGCGCAGGCGCGGCGGGTGCCGCGCTGGATGATCGCGCAGGTGCTGAAGTCCTGGGAGACGCCTGAGCCGACCAGTAATGCGCCGCTCAGTTATGGCAAGCCGATGCGCGAATACCTCCGCAATCCGCGCGGCTTGTGGGGCGCGTTCAAGCGCCGCTGGCCCAACCCCATCGAAGCGACCTACGCGCTGAACGGGTCGTTCAACAACCTGCCGCGTTTCCCCTACCAACTGGCCGAGAGCCTGCGCCGCGCCGCCCGCTTCCTCTCGCCTCGCACCTGA